One window of the Manihot esculenta cultivar AM560-2 chromosome 14, M.esculenta_v8, whole genome shotgun sequence genome contains the following:
- the LOC110599783 gene encoding aspartic proteinase NANA, chloroplast, producing MSKPHLLLSPWFICCFNVVVVFFLQVDAAFECNDTGVSFEMFHMHSPELKLQGKSLGTSKTRLDRFRELLEKDNARQQRLSSQRQPQRHMPDPTAELPLRSGASTGDGVFYVSFRIGSPPQKFVLAADTGSDLTWMKCNFTCKFCPKISFNPGRAFQAKDSPSFQTIPCSSKICQEDLVRVRALPDCPTPDTPCLFNYT from the coding sequence ATGTCGAAGCCCCACCTGCTGTTGTCGCCGTGGTTCATCTGCTGCTTTAATGTTGTTGTTGTTTTCTTCCTTCAGGTAGATGCAGCATTTGAGTGCAATGATACTGGGGTATCGTTTGAAATGTTCCACATGCACTCTCCCGAGCTAAAGTTGCAGGGAAAGTCTCTTGGAACGTCCAAGACTAGACTGGATCGCTTCAGGGAATTGCTTGAGAAGGATAATGCCAGGCAGCAAAGATTGTCATCACAGCGCCAGCCCCAAAGGCATATGCCGGATCCGACAGCTGAGCTTCCGTTGCGATCAGGTGCAAGTACTGGAGATGGGGTGTTCTATGTATCGTTCCGAATTGGAAGTCCTCCGCAGAAGTTTGTGTTGGCGGCTGATACGGGCAGTGATCTCACCTGGATGAAATGCAATTTCACTTGCAAATTTTGTCCAAAGATCAGTTTTAACCCGGGAAGGGCCTTTCAGGCAAAGGATTCTCCTTCCTTTCAGACAATTCCATGCAGCAGTAAAATTTGCCAGGAAGATCTTGTTCGGGTTCGGGCTTTGCCTGATTGTCCTACACCGGATACGCCTTGCCTCTTCAATTACacgtaa
- the LOC110631222 gene encoding protein PSK SIMULATOR 1 encodes MAVETWLMKVKTAISHGFDSVITSAPIPKAYKKSTVGVLAFEIAGLMSKLFHLWQSLSDDNIIRLRNESISLEGVRKIVSNDESFLLGLACAEIAENLRIVTKAVSRLSKRCEDSNLFRFERLFDEFANSGRDPNPWVLSCKDMEAKNKKMDRYVTITATLYKEMEELSILENGLRKALQCSEHEQTTKEQKIMDLQQKILWQRQQVKYLKERSLWNRSFDGVVSMLVRSIFTVLARIKVVFSIGHGYPTSLPRSLSASATVHPTENPSTFSFVSGPLKSSKPEANKELANGFFESNSKVLKPPKTTLGAAALALHYANLIIVMEKMIKSPQLVGMDARADLYSMLPSSIRSSLRARLKGVGFSASDPVLAGEWKDALGRILGWLSPLAHNMIKWQSERSFEQQNLLPKTNVLLLQTLFFANKEKTEAAITELLVGLNYIWRFEREMTAKALFECANFNGLQSSS; translated from the coding sequence ATGGCTGTTGAAACTTGGCTTATGAAAGTGAAAACTGCAATATCCCACGGCTTCGATTCCGTCATAACCTCCGCGCCCATACCGAAAGCTTATAAGAAGTCCACCGTTGGAGTTTTAGCTTTTGAGATCGCCGGTCTTATGTCGAAGCTCTTCCATCTATGGCAATCCCTCTCCGATGACAACATAATTCGCTTGCGAAATGAATCCATCTCTCTCGAAGGAGTTCGCAAGATTGTCTCCAATGATGAATCATTCCTTCTCGGCCTCGCATGCGCAGAAATCGCTGAGAATCTAAGGATCGTTACTAAAGCCGTCTCTAGATTGAGCAAGCGATGTGAGGATTCTAATCTTTTTCGCTTTGAACGTCTCTTCGATGAGTTTGCTAACTCTGGTCGTGATCCTAATCCCTGGGTTTTGAGTTGCAAAGACATGGAAGCTAAGAACAAGAAGATGGACAGGTACGTGACCATCACAGCCACACTATATAAAGAGATGGAGGAACTATCCATTTTGGAGAATGGATTAAGGAAGGCCTTGCAGTGTAGCGAACATGAGCAGACAACGAAAGAGCAGAAGATCATGGATCTTCAGCAGAAGATACTCTGGCAGAGACAGCAAGTCAAGTATCTGAAGGAGAGATCCCTCTGGAATCGAAGCTTCGATGGTGTTGTCTCGATGCTTGTGAGGTCTATCTTCACTGTTTTAGCAAGGATTAAGGTAGTTTTCAGCATAGGACATGGGTATCCAACTTCTCTACCTCGTAGTCTTTCAGCATCTGCAACTGTCCATCCAACCGAAAACCCTAGTACTTTTAGCTTTGTGTCAGGGCCATTAAAGAGCTCAAAACCCGAAGCAAATAAAGAATTGGCCAATGGGTTTTTCGAGTCAAATTCGAAGGTGCTAAAGCCACCGAAAACTACGCTTGGTGCGGCAGCTTTGGCTCTACATTATGCGAATTTGATTATAGTCATGGAGAAGATGATCAAGTCGCCTCAACTAGTTGGTATGGATGCTAGAGCTGATCTCTATTCCATGCTACCGAGCAGCATAAGGTCTTCGCTAAGGGCTAGATTGAAAGGCGTAGGATTCTCGGCGAGCGATCCAGTTCTCGCCGGAGAATGGAAAGATGCTTTGGGAAGGATACTAGGATGGCTCTCACCTTTGGCACATAATATGATTAAATGGCAAAGTGAAAGAAGCTTTGAGCAGCAAAATTTGTTGCCAAAAACAAATGTTCTTCTGTTGCAAACGTTATTCTTTGCAAACAAAGAGAAGACAGAAGCTGCCATCACAGAACTTTTGGTGGGTTTGAATTATATATGGAGGTTTGAGAGGGAGATGACTGCTAAAGCCTTATTTGAATGCGCCAACTTCAATGGACTCCAGAGTTCCAGCTAA
- the LOC110599962 gene encoding AT-hook motif nuclear-localized protein 6 isoform X1 yields MEAKEGVSLGVTVKGDEAPENFRVAPRTENSISNLNPSHNPIFSNSNPNPHSNPDPAPNANPTPNTSQFGGPTVISSPATAGTEVKKKRGRPRKYGPDGTLVTALSPMPISSSIPLSGELSAWKRGRGRPLESVKKQYKYENESTGDRIAYFVGANFTPHVLTVNVGEDVMMKVMSFSQQGARAICILSANGTISNVTLRQATSSGGTLTYEGRFEILSLSGSFMPTDNGVTKSRSGGMSVSLAGPDGRVLGGGLAGMLVAAGPVQVVVGSFIPGHQQEQKHKKQRTEISPAIAPISVLSPEELKGAYGGVKPVLIPSSSFHASDNSVPLNPIQAFGNSASDNKNSSPDDESKGPNLSNCEVSS; encoded by the exons ATGGAGGCGAAGGAAGGAGTAAGTTTGGGGGTGACGGTGAAGGGAGATGAAGCTCCAGAGAATTTCAGAGTGGCCCCCAGAACTGAAAATTCTATCTCTAACCTGAACCCTAGCCACAATCCTATATTTTCTAATTCTAATCCGAATCCTCACTCAAACCCTGACCCCGCTCCTAATGCTAATCCTACCCCTAATACTAGCCAGTTTGGTGGTCCCACAGTGATCTCCTCGCCGGCGACCGCGGGCACGGAGGTCAAGAAGAAAAGGGGGAGGCCAAGGAAGTACGGACCTGACGGCACCTTAGTTACGGCACTGTCTCCGATGCCGATATCGTCGTCTATTCCACTCAGCGGGGAATTATCAGCTTGGAAACGGGGTAGAGGGCGGCCTTTAGAGTCGGTGAAGAAgcaatataaatatgaaaatgagAGCACAG GGGATAGAATTGCATACTTTGTCGGTGCAAATTTCACACCCCATGTGCTCACAGTTAATGTTGGTGAG GATGTCATGATGAAGGTCATGTCCTTTTCTCAGCAAGGAGCTCGTGCTATCTGCATTCTTTCTGCAAATGGTACAATATCAAATGTTACACTTCGTCAAGCTACTTCTTCTGGTGGTACTCTAACATATGAG GGTCGTTTTGAGATTCTTTCCTTATCTGGATCATTCATGCCAACTGATAATGGAGTAACAAAGAGCAGATCCGGTGGGATGAGTGTTTCACTGGCAGGTCCAGATGGCCGTGTTTTGGGTGGTGGACTTGCCGGTATGCTGGTAGCTGCTGGCCCTGTGCAG GTTGTTGTAGGCAGTTTTATACCAGGTCATCAGCAGGAACAAAAACACAAGAAGCAGAGAACTGAAATTTCACCAGCTATAGCTCCTATCAGTGTTCTCTCGCCAGAGGAGTTGAAGGGGGCATATGGTGGAGTTAAGCCAGTTCTCATACCATCTTCGTCCTTCCATGCATCAGATAATTCTGTTCCCCTTAACCCTATACAGGCCTTTGGGAACTCAGCTTCTGATAATAAAAATTCCTCGCCTGATGATGAATCTAAAGGTCCAAATCTATCCAACTGTGAGGTTTCTAGTTGA
- the LOC122721738 gene encoding aspartic proteinase NANA, chloroplast-like — MGLGFGEQSFAMLLAQLFGNKFSYCFVDHLKPSNFKNYLSFGQAQHSVPKKLQYTRLLVIRDAPYYWLNVTGISVGDKLLNIPAVIWSIPDGGGTIIDSGSSLTHLKEAAYDAVTDALRATISKFKKVELPVTEFCFEANGFQEALAPKLVFHFDDGAVLEPPVKSYIIDAAEGIKCLGFQKVGGDEINIIGNFIQQEHYWEYDIDRFMLGFGPSTCILPNPKD, encoded by the coding sequence ATGGGGTTGGGATTCGGCGAACAGTCTTTTGCGATGCTGTTGGCTCAGTTGTTTGGGAACAAATTCTCGTATTGTTTCGTCGACCACTTGAAACCAAGTAACTTTAAAAACTACCTCAGTTTCGGACAGGCTCAACATTCTGTACCAAAGAAACTGCAGTACACAAGACTACTTGTAATAAGAGACGCTCCATATTACTGGCTCAATGTTACCGGAATCTCGGTCGGCGATAAACTGCTAAATATTCCAGCAGTTATATGGAGCATTCCGGATGGTGGTGGAACCATTATCGATTCAGGTTCGAGTTTGACACATCTAAAAGAAGCTGCATACGACGCTGTGACGGACGCTCTTAGAGCTAcgatttcaaaatttaaaaaggtAGAGCTGCCGGTGACTGAGTTTTGTTTCGAAGCTAATGGATTCCAAGAAGCATTGGCTCCTAAACTTGTATTTCATTTTGATGATGGGGCTGTACTTGAGCCGCCGGTTAAGAGCTATATCATTGATGCGGCGGAGGGGATCAAGTGCCTTGGATTTCAGAAAGTTGGGGGGGATGAAATCAATATCATCGGTAACTTTATACAACAAGAACATTATTGGGAGTATGATATTGACAGGTTTATGCTGGGGTTTGGTCCTTCCACTTGTATCTTACCCAACCCTAAGGATTag
- the LOC110630712 gene encoding protein YLS7, producing the protein MTSDPPKGVPGLVALPRSLSSIAVSIGGLAIFLILASLLLVSYPIGSTVHEYFYGVDNYNKLDLPIYSGSESNAVRILDRNVDAIDRNSPSGLSLEVPISSSGVNDSVDDIDKNSWPSKSHLQTTSANARQEVGVKEKGSSVASGAKRDVAFNNSGNADKGSDESSPAASAPDSKSEAKPVLSDVSSNATPISSDDSGCDLYRGTWFFDSRGPSYANNTCPVLTQMQNCQGNGRPDKEYENWRWRPSQCELPRFDAKKFLELMRGKTLAFIGDSVARNQMESMLCLLWQVEVPKNRGNRRMQRYYFRSTSTMIVRIWSSWLVHKTPEPFDFAPEGVVKVHLDAPDEDFMEFISSFDVIVLSSGHWFAKQSVYVLNNEIVGGQLWWPDKSRSMKINNIEAFGISTETILTSMVTHPNYTGLTILRSYSPDHYEDGAWNTGGSCSGKVKPLAPGELVENGFTDTMYKKQVTAFGHAIKKATNKSRLRLMDITKPFSYRHDGHPGPYRSPDPNKITKRGPNGRPPPQDCLHWCMPGPVDTWNEFVLEIIRREFEGNQRS; encoded by the exons ATGACTTCGGATCCACCAAAGGGCGTTCCCGGACTGGTCGCACTACCGCGGTCGCTTTCGTCCATCGCAGTATCAATTGGAGGCCTGGCCATTTTCTTAATTCTTGCCTCTTTGCTTCTGGTTTCTTACCCCATTGGTTCTACCGTCCATGAATATTTTTATGGTGttgataattataataaattggaTTTGCCCATCTATTCTGGGAGCGAAAGCAATGCTGTTCGTATTCTTGATCGTAATGTAGATGCGATTGATAGAAACTCCCCGTCTGGACTTAGTTTAGAAGTACCCATTAGTTCTAGTGGTGTTAATGACAGTGTAGATGACATAGATAAGAATTCTTGGCCATCGAAGTCTCATCTGCAAACTACATCTGCCAATGCCAGACAAGAAGTGGGGGTCAAGGAGAAGGGCAGTTCAGTTGCTTCCGGTGCTAAAAGAGATGTTGCGTTTAATAATTCAGGAAATGCGGATAAAGGATCAGATGAAAGTAGCCCGGCCGCATCTGCTCCAGATTCCAAATCAGAGGCTAAGCCAGTTCTATCTGATGTTTCCAGCAACGCAACCCCGATCAGTTCAGATGATTCTG GTTGTGATCTGTACCGTGGAACTTGGTTCTTTGATTCACGAGGACCATCATATGCAAACAATACATGCCCTGTCCTCACACAGATGCAGAATTGCCAGGGGAATGGAAGACCAGACAAGGAGTATGAGAATTGGCGTTGGAGACCTTCCCAGTGTGAACTTCCACGATTTGATGCCAAGAAGTTTTTGGAATTGATGAGAGGGAAGACTTTAGCTTTCATCGGCGACTCTGTTGCTCGAAACCAGATGGAATCAATGTTGTGCCTTCTCTGGCAG GTAGAAGTTCCCAAAAACCGTGGTAACAGGAGAATGCAACGATATTACTTCAGGTCAACGTCTACTATGATTGTACGAATATGGTCCTCTTGGCTTGTTCACAAAACACCAGAACCTTTTGATTTCGCTCCTGAAGGTGTTGTCAAAGTCCACCTTGATGCTCCAGATGAAGATTTCATGGAATTCATTTCGAGTTTTGATGTGATTGTTCTTTCTTCTGGGCATTGGTTTGCCAAGCAATCTGTCTATGTCTTGAACAATGAAATTGTGGGAGGGCAGTTGTGGTGGCCAGACAAGTCTCGTTCAATGAAGATTAACAATATTGAAGCATTTGGAATATCTACAGAGACTATTCTCACATCTATGGTTACCCATCCAAACTACACTGGGCTGACTATTTTGCGTTCATATTCACCTGATCATTATGAAGATGGGGCCTGGAATACTGGGGGATCATGCAGTGGAAAAGTGAAACCTCTTGCTCCTGGAGAGTTGGTGGAAAATGGATTTACAGATACAATGTACAAGAAACAGGTAACAGCTTTTGGTCATGCAATTAAGAAGGCAACAAATAAATCAAGGTTGAGGTTGATGGATATCACTAAACCCTTTAGTTACCGCCATGATGGGCATCCGGGTCCGTACCGAAGTCCTGACCCAAATAAAATCACAAAACGTGGACCAAATGGAAGGCCTCCACCACAGGATTGCTTACACTGGTGCATGCCAGGTCCTGTTGATACGTGGAATGAATTTGTACTTGAAATTATACGAAGAGAATTTGAGGGCAACCAACGCTCATGA
- the LOC110630825 gene encoding zinc finger A20 and AN1 domain-containing stress-associated protein 1 encodes MASRKSIDPQHCANGCGFYGSTEYRNLCSSCYREEIKKASMEIEEPLNQKSSPPPSNATSRFFNSAPRSAFSFHSNNISGSNSFFGASSSNTKQFSFSAASSLTDKTCISHRANPNNFLFGSSTVRKDVCNTCNKRVGLTGFRCRCGNKFCGKHRYPEEHSCSFDYKAFARENMLKQNQVCKGDTDKLRNRI; translated from the coding sequence ATGGCTTCACGTAAGAGCATCGATCCACAACACTGCGCTAATGGTTGCGGTTTCTATGGATCTACAGAATATCGAAATCTTTGCTCAAGCTGCTACagagaagaaataaaaaaggCATCCATGGAGATCGAGGAACCGTTGAACCAGAAATCGTCGCCTCCGCCATCAAACGCTACCTCCAGATTCTTCAATTCTGCACCTCGTTCTGCTTTCTCTTTTCATTCTAATAATATTTCCGGTTCAAATTCTTTTTTTGGTGCTTCCTCGAGTAACACCAAACAGTTTTCTTTTTCTGCTGCTTCTAGTTTAACCGATAAAACTTGCATTTCTCATAGGGCTAATCCCAACAATTTCCTTTTCGGTTCTTCAACCGTTCGGAAGGATGTGTGCAATACGTGCAACAAGCGGGTTGGGCTGACCGGATTTCGGTGCCGATGTGGGAATAAGTTTTGTGGGAAACACAGGTACCCGGAAGAACACTCGTGCAGCTTCGATTACAAGGCGTTTGCACGTGAGAATATGCTCAAACAAAATCAGGTTTGCAAGGGTGATACTGATAAATTGCGGAATAGAATTTAA
- the LOC110599962 gene encoding AT-hook motif nuclear-localized protein 6 isoform X2, with protein sequence MEAKEGVSLGVTVKGDEAPENFRVAPRTENSISNLNPSHNPIFSNSNPNPHSNPDPAPNANPTPNTSQFGGPTVISSPATAGTEVKKKRGRPRKYGPDGTLVTALSPMPISSSIPLSGELSAWKRGRGRPLESVKKQYKYENESTGDRIAYFVGANFTPHVLTVNVGEDVMMKVMSFSQQGARAICILSANGTISNVTLRQATSSGGTLTYEVVVGSFIPGHQQEQKHKKQRTEISPAIAPISVLSPEELKGAYGGVKPVLIPSSSFHASDNSVPLNPIQAFGNSASDNKNSSPDDESKGPNLSNCEVSS encoded by the exons ATGGAGGCGAAGGAAGGAGTAAGTTTGGGGGTGACGGTGAAGGGAGATGAAGCTCCAGAGAATTTCAGAGTGGCCCCCAGAACTGAAAATTCTATCTCTAACCTGAACCCTAGCCACAATCCTATATTTTCTAATTCTAATCCGAATCCTCACTCAAACCCTGACCCCGCTCCTAATGCTAATCCTACCCCTAATACTAGCCAGTTTGGTGGTCCCACAGTGATCTCCTCGCCGGCGACCGCGGGCACGGAGGTCAAGAAGAAAAGGGGGAGGCCAAGGAAGTACGGACCTGACGGCACCTTAGTTACGGCACTGTCTCCGATGCCGATATCGTCGTCTATTCCACTCAGCGGGGAATTATCAGCTTGGAAACGGGGTAGAGGGCGGCCTTTAGAGTCGGTGAAGAAgcaatataaatatgaaaatgagAGCACAG GGGATAGAATTGCATACTTTGTCGGTGCAAATTTCACACCCCATGTGCTCACAGTTAATGTTGGTGAG GATGTCATGATGAAGGTCATGTCCTTTTCTCAGCAAGGAGCTCGTGCTATCTGCATTCTTTCTGCAAATGGTACAATATCAAATGTTACACTTCGTCAAGCTACTTCTTCTGGTGGTACTCTAACATATGAG GTTGTTGTAGGCAGTTTTATACCAGGTCATCAGCAGGAACAAAAACACAAGAAGCAGAGAACTGAAATTTCACCAGCTATAGCTCCTATCAGTGTTCTCTCGCCAGAGGAGTTGAAGGGGGCATATGGTGGAGTTAAGCCAGTTCTCATACCATCTTCGTCCTTCCATGCATCAGATAATTCTGTTCCCCTTAACCCTATACAGGCCTTTGGGAACTCAGCTTCTGATAATAAAAATTCCTCGCCTGATGATGAATCTAAAGGTCCAAATCTATCCAACTGTGAGGTTTCTAGTTGA